The genomic DNA GATGTAGTTGATGGTCACGTCGACATCGCGGGCGGGCGTGCCGATGGTCTCGTAGCCTTCGCGGACAGCGGCGTAGCCGGTGACACCGAACAGCAGCATCGTAACAACAAACGCAAAGACGTACTGCTCTTTGCCGCGGCCGAAGGGGTGTTTTCGTGAGGCCCCGGCGTCGCTGAGGCGGAACCCGAGCAAAAAGAGTAGCTGGTTGCCGACGTCGCTCAGCGAGTAGTACACCTGGCTGAGCATGCTGGCGTTGCCGGTCGCGAGCCACGCGATAAACTTCGCGACCGCAATGGCGGCGCTGGCGACAAGCGACACCACCACCACGAGGCGGGTTGAAACCATCTACCGCTGGTTCGCCTTGGCGGGCCGTAATCGTTTGGTCACAGGGCGTGGGGGGCGACCGCAGGGTGACGGCAAAAAGGGATGCTTAAGTAGCTCCGTAGGAAAGCAAGATGTACCATGGCGAACGGCAAATACGCCGCGCGCAAGCTGAAGCAGGACCGCCAGAAGCATCGGTGGTCCGACTCGGATTACGCGCGACGTGCCCGCGGACTCGGCAAGAAGTCCGACCCGCTCGAAGGGGCCCCGCAAGGCCGGGGTATCGTCCTCGAGAAGGTCGGTATTGAAGCAAAGCAGCCCAACTCGGCCATCCGAAAGTGTGTCCGGGTACAACTCATCAAAAACGGCAAGCAGGTCACCGCCTTCTGCCCCGGCGATGGTGCCATCTCCTTTATCGACGAACACGACGAGGTCACCATCGCGGGCATCGGTGGCGCAAAGGGCCGTGCGATGGGTGACCTTTCGGGCGTCAACTACAAAGTCGAGAAGGTGAACGGCGTCTCGCTCATCGAACTCGTCCGCGGGAACGCGGAGAAGCCGGTGCGATAATGAGTTCGGAAGCCCCCGAGCCGGACGCGCCCGCGTCGACCGACGACGAGCGCGTCTCGGCACAGCTGTTCGGCGAGTGGGAAATCGGCGAAATCGAATACGACGACCCCTCGACGCGACGGTACATCACCGTCACGCCGATAGCCCACACGATGGGCCGTCACTCCGAAAAGCAGTTCAAGAAATCGGAGATATCCATCGTCGAGCGACTCATCAACCGGCTGATGCAGACCGACGAGAACACGGGCAAAAAACAGCAGGCGACCAAAATCGTCCGTGAGGCGTTCGACATCGTCGCCGAGCGCACCGACGAGAACCCGGTGCAGGTGCTCGTGACGGCCGTCGAAAACGCCGGTCCACGAGAAGAGACCGTCCGCCTCAAGTACGGTGGCATCTCCGTACCGAAGGCCGTCGACGTCGCGCCCCAGCGGCGCGTCGACCTCGCGCTGAAATTCATCGCCGAGGGAACCTACAACGACTCCTTCAAGACCACGACGCCCGTCGAGGAAGCGCTGGCCCACCAGCTTATCGGCGCAGCGAACTACGACCTGCAGGCCTATCCGGTCAGCCAGAAGGAAGAACAAGAGCGCGTCGCGGCGGCGGCACGCTAACCCCGTTCGCCCCTTTCGTTTTCGCGGCGCATCGTAACTGATTCCTTTCGGCTTCCGTAAGTTAGTGTCACGCATGCGCCGCCCGCACTCCCGCCGACAGTTTCTCGTAGCCGCCGGCCTCACGGTGACCGCCGCGGCA from Natronomonas pharaonis DSM 2160 includes the following:
- a CDS encoding 30S ribosomal protein S12 codes for the protein MANGKYAARKLKQDRQKHRWSDSDYARRARGLGKKSDPLEGAPQGRGIVLEKVGIEAKQPNSAIRKCVRVQLIKNGKQVTAFCPGDGAISFIDEHDEVTIAGIGGAKGRAMGDLSGVNYKVEKVNGVSLIELVRGNAEKPVR
- a CDS encoding 30S ribosomal protein S7; protein product: MSSEAPEPDAPASTDDERVSAQLFGEWEIGEIEYDDPSTRRYITVTPIAHTMGRHSEKQFKKSEISIVERLINRLMQTDENTGKKQQATKIVREAFDIVAERTDENPVQVLVTAVENAGPREETVRLKYGGISVPKAVDVAPQRRVDLALKFIAEGTYNDSFKTTTPVEEALAHQLIGAANYDLQAYPVSQKEEQERVAAAAR